CGCGCCGGGCGGATCTCCATGCTGGAAGGATGGCAGCCATGACCATCGAGCCGGACACCAAGGACTGGACCTGGGTGCTCGAGCGCCCGTGCCCGGAGTGCGGCTTCGACGCACCCGACCTCGACCGGGCCCGGATCCCGCAGGCGATCCGCGACAACGCGACGCTCTGGGAGGTCGTGCTCGGGACCGACGACGCGGCGGTTCGCCCCGCGGCCAACGTGTGGTCGCCCCTCGAGTACGCCTGCCACGTGCGGGACGTCAACGAGCTCTTCGCCGAGCGGGTGCGGCTGATGGTGGAGCAGGACGACCCGCAGTTCCCGAGCTGGGACCAGGACGTCACGGCCGAGGAGGACGACTACGGCAGCCAGGACCCCGCCGTGGTGGGGCCGCAGGTCACCGAGGCTGCCGAGGCGGTCGCCGCGACCTACGAGCGGCTGGACCCCGACGCCTGGCAACGACCCGGCACCCGCAGCAACGGCGACCGGTTCACCGTCGACACGCTCGCCCGCTACCACCTCCACGACCTGGTGCACCACGCCCACGACGTCTCCCACATCACCAAGCGCGTGACCGTGGCCTCCTACGACGAGTCCGCCCCAGCGTATGTCGAGCAGCAGGAGCCGGTCCCGGCGTCGGTGCGTGACGTGATGGGTGGCTTCGTGGCCCTCCTGTCGTCGGGCGCACGGGTGCTGGAGGTGGGCAGCGGCTCGGGGCGCGACGCGCTCGAGCTGGAGGCTCGTGGGGTGGAGGTCCGTCGCACCGACATCACCCCGGCGTTCGTGCGGATGCTCCGCGAGGCCGGCCACGAGGCCGACGTGCTCGACCCGCTCACCGACGACCTGGCGGCACCGGACGGCGAGCCCTACGACGGCGTGTGGGCGGCCGCGAGCCTGCTGCACGTGCGTCGGGAGGACCTGCCGGACGTCATGGACAACCTCGCCTCGGTCACCCGTTCCGGCGGGCCGCTGCACCTCGCGGTCAAGGAGGGCGACGGCGCGCGCTTCTCCACCCACGGCCGCGTGGCCGGTCCCCGTCACTTCACCTTCTGGCGCGAGCCAGGGCTGCGCGCCCTGCTCGACGAGGCCGGGTGGGACGTGCGGGACGTACGCCGCAGCACCGGTCAGCGGGACGAGACCTGGCTCGACGTGCTGGCAGTGAGGCGATGAGGCACACCGAGTTCTGGGACCGGATGGAGCACGCGCTGGGTGAGGCCTACGCGCGCAGCTGGGCGACCCAGCACGTGATGGGCTCGCTCGGCGGGCGGACCGTGATGGAGGCCCTCGACGCCGGCTACGCGCCCAAGGAGGTGTGGCGCGCGGTCTGGGAGGTGCTGGGGCTGCCGCCCTCCGAGCGATGAGCACGCCGGACGTGCTCGCCGTCCACCGTCGCACCTTGGCGACGCTGGTCACCTCCCAGGCCGTCGGCGCCGTCGGCATCACCATCGGCGTGGCCACCGCCTCGCTGCTCGCCCGCGACGTCAGCGGCTCGGAGAGCCAGGCGGGGCTCGCGCAGACCGCCCAGGTGCTGGGTGCGGCCGTGGCGGCGTACGCCCTGGCGCGCGGCATGGCCCGCCGCGGTCGCCGGGTCGGTCTGGCCACCGGTCTGCTCGTGGGGGCGGCCGGCGCCGCGCTGTGCGTGGTGGCGGGCGTGGTCGGGTCCATGCCGCTGCTGCTGCTCGGGGCGCTGATGCTGGGGTCGACGTCGGCCGCCAACGCCGCGGCGCGGTACGCCGCCACCGACCTCGCGCCGGCCAGCGGCCGCGCCCGTGCGCTGTCGCTCGTGGTCTGGGCGACCACGCTGGGCGCCGTCGTCGGTCCCAACCTGGCGGGGCCCGCGGGGGCGCTCGCGGCCCGGCTCGGCATCCCCGAGCTGACCGGTCCCTTCGCACTGGCGGCCGTCGGGATGGCGCTGTCGGCGCTCGTCCTCCTCGTGCTGCTGCGGCCCGACCCGCTGCTGCTGGCACGCGAGCTCTCCGGCAGCGGGGGAGTGGTTCCCGAGGGGACCTCAGGTGGGCGCGCGCTGGCGGCGCTGCGGGCCGACCCGGTCCTGGCGGCCGCCGTCGTCGGCCTGGCCAGTGCCCACGCCGTGATGATCTCGGTGATGATCATGACCCCGCTCCACATGGAGCACGGCGGCGCCGAGCTGCGGGTCATCGGCTTCGTGATCTCCGGCCACGTGCTGGGCATGTTCGCCTTCGCGCCCGTGATGGGGTGGCTGACCGACCGCTGGGGGCGCTCGGCGGTGATCCTGCTCGGTGCCGGGCTGCAGCTCTCGTCGCTGCTGCTGGCCGGGGCGTCGCCGGAGGGCTCGTCGTGGCAGATCACCGTCGGCCTGTTCCTCCTGGGCCTCGGGTGGTCGGCGGCGACCGTGGCGGGGTCGGCGGTGGTCGCGGACCGGGCGCCGCTGAGCGCGCGGACCGACGTCCAGGGCGTCGCCGACATGACGATGTGGCTGGTCGCCGCCGGTGGCGGTGCGTTGTCGGGCGTGATCGTCGGCGGCTTCGGCTACCCCGTGCTCAACGGCTTCGCCGCGGTGCTCTGCGGCGGGGTGGTGCTGGCCGGGGTCGTGACCGGGGGAGAGCGCCGCGACCGCGAGGCTGACAGGGTGGGTGCATGAGCCAGGCAGACATCGCCGTGATCGGAGGGTCGGGCTTCTACGCGTTCCTGTCCGACGCCGAGGAGCACGTGGTCGAGACGCCGTACGGCGACCCCTCGGCGCCCGTGGCCATCGGGTCGGTGGCGGGTCGGCGGGTGGCCTTCCTGCCCCGGCACGGCCGCCACCACGAGTTCCCGCCGCACCGGATCAACTACCGCGCCAACGCGTGGGCGCTGCGCTCCCTGGGGGTGCGGCAGGTGCTCGCGCCGTGCGCGGTCGGGTCGCTCACCCCCGACCTCGGCCCGGGGGACGTCGTCGTGCCCGACCAGCTGGTCGACCGCACGCTCAGCCGCACCCAGAGCTTCGTCGAGACCGGTGCCTGCCACGTCCCCTTCGCCGACCCCTACTGCGCGTCGACGTCACGGGCCGTGGCCGGCGTGGCCGACGACATCCGGACGGGCGGCACCATGGTGGTGGTCGAGGGCCCGCGGTTCTCCACCCGCGCCGAGTCCCAGCACTACGCCGCCCAGGGCTGGTCGCTGATCAACATGACCGGGCACCCCGAGGCGGTGCTCGCCCGTGAGATGCGGCAGTGCTACGTCGCCATCGCGCTCGTCACCGACCTCGACGCCGGGCTCGAGGTCGGCAGCGGCGTCGGGCAGGCGGAGGTGTTCCGGCGGTTCTCGGAGAACCTCGACCGGCTGCGGGGGCTGTTGTCCGACGCGATCGCGGGACTGCCCGATCCCACGGGCTGCACCTGTGAGACCTGGGCGGACGACCTCGAGCTGACCTACGACGTCCCGTGAGGGTGCTGCTGACCGGCTCGGCCGGTTTCATCGGCTCCGCCGTCGCCGCGGCACTCGAGGCGCGCGGCGACGAGGTCGTCCGCGCCGACCTGATGCTGCCGCAGGCCCACGGCAGCGCCGAGCCGCCCTCCGGGACCCACCGGCTCGACGTCGCCGACCCCGCCGGCTGGGATCGGCTGCTGCGGGGCGTCGACGCGGTGTGCCACCAGGCCGCCCTCGTCGGAGCGGGGGTCCGGGTCGCCGACCTCCCCGGCTACGCGCGCCACAACGACCTGGGCACCGCCACCCTGCTGGCCGCCATGCACGACGCCGGCGTCGACCGCCTGGTGCTGGCCTCCTCGATGGTGGTCTACGGCGAGGGGCGCTACGCCTGCGCCGACCACGGGGACCAGGTGCCCTCGCCGCGAGAGCCGGCGACCCTGGATGCGGGCGACTTCGACAACCACTGCCCGGTGTGCGGAGCGGTCCTCGACTGGCGGCTCGTGGAGGAGTCTGCTCGGCTCGAGCCGCGCAGCGCCTACGCCGCCAGCAAGGTCGCCCAGGAGCACTACGTGGCGGCATGGGCCCGGCAGGCGGGTGCTGCGGGGGTTGCGCTGCGCTACCACAACGTCTACGGCCCCGGGATGCCGCGCGACACGCCGTACTCCGGCGTCGCGGCGATGTTCCGCTCCTCCCTGGAGCGGGGCGAACCGCCGCAGGTCTTCGAGGACGGGAGGCAGGCGCGGGACTTCGTGCACGTCAGCGACGTCGCGGCCGCCAACCTCGCGGCGCTCGACGCCGTCCTCGACGCGCCCGTGGGTGGCCTGACCGCCTACAACGTCTGCTCCGGGACCCCGGTCTCGATCCTCGAGGTCGCCGAGCTGGTGGCGCGGGGGAGCGGTGTGGACGTGGCCCCCGAGGTGACCGGTGGCTACCGCCCCGGCGACGTGCGGCACGTCGTGGCCTCGCCGGAGCTGGCCCGGGCCGAGCTCGGTTTCACCGCCGCGGTCCCGCCGGAGGTGGGGCTCCCGGAGTTCGCCACCGCACCCCTGCGCGCGTGAGCTACCAGGTCGTGTAGAGCAGGTGCTCGAGCACGACCGCCGTGGCCAGCTGGAGCGCGAGCATCGGTCGGCGCCACCGCTCGGGCAGCAGTGCGGTGCTGACGAGCAGCCACGGCACGAAGGGCAGCCAGATCCGCTCCACCTCGGCGCGGCTCATCTGTGAGACGTCGGCGAGCAGCACCGCCGTCGCCGCGGCGCCGACCAGCCACAGCACGACCCGGTCGGCGCTGCGCCGCAGCTGGGCCAGGCCGGCGCCCAGCACCGGGCCGGCGGTGATCACCAGCGCGGCGAGGTTGCCCCACATCCAGTACGCCGCCGGCCGCTGGCTCGCCAGGCCGCGCCAGTAGCGCTCCCGGAGCTCCAGCAGGCCCTCCCACCAGGCGAAGCCGGCCGCCGCGAAGCCCAGGACCACGGCGGTCGCGGCGGCCGCGGCCACCGGCAGCGGCCGCCAGGACCGGGCGATCGCGAGCACCGCCAGCGCCAGCGGACCGAGCAGCACCAGCCCGTAGGACATCATCACCGTGGCACCCAGCAGCAGGCCGGCGACGACCGACCAGGCCAGGGCCGGCCCGCGGTCGCGGCGGGTGGCGGCGACGGCGAGCGCCGCCAGCCCCCAGGCGCCCACCGCGGCGAACACCGCGTCGCCGGACACCGCCATGAAGAGGGCGGCGGGACCCAGCACCAGGAACGGCGCCGCCCGACGGGCCGCGACCTCGGCGTCCAGGGCACGCATCGCCACCATCACCGCCAGCGCGGTGGTCGCGGCCACCGCCGCGATCGCCACGCCGCCGCCGTAGCCGCCCAGCCCCAGGCGCACCAGCCCGACGACGAAGAGCAGCGCGAGCGGAGGGTGGCCGGCCACGTGGACGGTCCAGTTGTCGGGGTGGTCGGCGTCGATCCGCGGCACGAACTCGCCGAGCAGCACGCCGACGTCGGTCACCTCCCGCGCGGTCTCCAGGTAGTCGTAGGGGTGCTCCAGCACGTGGGATACCCCGCGCATGCCGTTGACGTGGGCCAGCGCCAGCAGCCACACCAGCCCGGCGGCGTAGGAGACCAGCAGCAGGTGCGACCACCGGAGCCGGGCGGCCAGCCCGCCGGCGTACCGCAAGGCGAGCAGCGCGAGCAGCACGGCCGGCACGGTGCCGGGGCCGAAGAGGTCGGGGCTCCACGTGCCGTGGAGCGGTGGCACGGAGATGCCACCCGCCCGCGCCGAGCGGGCCCGGACCTCCCAGTCGAGCAGGCGCGGGACCAGCACGGCAGCGGCGACGAGGACCAGGCCCGCGACCAGGCCGGCCCGCGCCCGGGAGCTCGACGTCACGGCAGCGAGGCTAGGGCACCGACGGTGGGCCGGGCCGAAGCGTCACAGCTCCGTAAGGCGCCGGGCTCCCCACGGCTTGGCGGCGGCGCCTAGCGTGGCGAGGGTGGAGGCCGACTGCGACCTGATCCTGCCGTGTCGGGACGAGGCGGCGGCCCTGGCCGGCCTGCTGACCCGGGTGCCGGACGACTTCCACGTGGTGGTCGTCGACAACGGCTCCCGCGACGGGACTGCGGAGGTGGCCCGCGACCTGGGCGCGGAGGTGGTGACCGAGGCGACGCCGGGCTACGGGGCGGCAGTCCACGCCGGCCTGCTGGCGGCCTCCCGGCCCTACGTCGCGGTGATGGACGGCGACGGCTCCTTCGACCCCGAGGACCTGCTCCCGCTGCTGACCGAGGTCCGGGACGGGCGCGCCGACCTCGCGGTCGGTCGGCGGCGACCGGTCGCCCGCGGGGTCTGGCCCTGGCACGCCCGGCTCGGGACCTGGCTGGTGGTGACCTGGCTGCGCCGGCGCATCGGGTTCCCCGCCCACGACATCGCCCCGATCCGCGTCTGCCGGCGCGACCGGCTCCTGGCGCTGGGGGTCGAGGACCGGAGGTTCGGCTACCCCGTGGAGCTGATGCAGCGCGCGACGCGGGCCGGCTGGCGGGTGTCCGAGCGGGACGTCGACTACTCCCCGCGGGCTGCGGGCACGCGGTCGAAGGTGTCGGGGTCGGTCCGGGGGACCGTCCGGGCGGGGCGCGACTTCTGGCGGGTGCTCTCGTGAGCGCCGTCCAGTGCCTCGTCGTGGCCAAGGCCCCGGTCCCGGGCGAGGCCAAGACCCGCCTGGCCGCCGACATCGGGCCCGCCGCGGCGGCCGAGCTCGCCGCTGCAGCGCTCCTCGACACGCTCGACGCCTGC
The genomic region above belongs to Nocardioides coralli and contains:
- a CDS encoding DinB family protein yields the protein MTIEPDTKDWTWVLERPCPECGFDAPDLDRARIPQAIRDNATLWEVVLGTDDAAVRPAANVWSPLEYACHVRDVNELFAERVRLMVEQDDPQFPSWDQDVTAEEDDYGSQDPAVVGPQVTEAAEAVAATYERLDPDAWQRPGTRSNGDRFTVDTLARYHLHDLVHHAHDVSHITKRVTVASYDESAPAYVEQQEPVPASVRDVMGGFVALLSSGARVLEVGSGSGRDALELEARGVEVRRTDITPAFVRMLREAGHEADVLDPLTDDLAAPDGEPYDGVWAAASLLHVRREDLPDVMDNLASVTRSGGPLHLAVKEGDGARFSTHGRVAGPRHFTFWREPGLRALLDEAGWDVRDVRRSTGQRDETWLDVLAVRR
- a CDS encoding glycosyltransferase family 2 protein, translating into MEADCDLILPCRDEAAALAGLLTRVPDDFHVVVVDNGSRDGTAEVARDLGAEVVTEATPGYGAAVHAGLLAASRPYVAVMDGDGSFDPEDLLPLLTEVRDGRADLAVGRRRPVARGVWPWHARLGTWLVVTWLRRRIGFPAHDIAPIRVCRRDRLLALGVEDRRFGYPVELMQRATRAGWRVSERDVDYSPRAAGTRSKVSGSVRGTVRAGRDFWRVLS
- a CDS encoding NAD-dependent epimerase/dehydratase family protein, giving the protein MRVLLTGSAGFIGSAVAAALEARGDEVVRADLMLPQAHGSAEPPSGTHRLDVADPAGWDRLLRGVDAVCHQAALVGAGVRVADLPGYARHNDLGTATLLAAMHDAGVDRLVLASSMVVYGEGRYACADHGDQVPSPREPATLDAGDFDNHCPVCGAVLDWRLVEESARLEPRSAYAASKVAQEHYVAAWARQAGAAGVALRYHNVYGPGMPRDTPYSGVAAMFRSSLERGEPPQVFEDGRQARDFVHVSDVAAANLAALDAVLDAPVGGLTAYNVCSGTPVSILEVAELVARGSGVDVAPEVTGGYRPGDVRHVVASPELARAELGFTAAVPPEVGLPEFATAPLRA
- a CDS encoding DUF3046 domain-containing protein, yielding MRHTEFWDRMEHALGEAYARSWATQHVMGSLGGRTVMEALDAGYAPKEVWRAVWEVLGLPPSER
- a CDS encoding S-methyl-5'-thioadenosine phosphorylase; this translates as MSQADIAVIGGSGFYAFLSDAEEHVVETPYGDPSAPVAIGSVAGRRVAFLPRHGRHHEFPPHRINYRANAWALRSLGVRQVLAPCAVGSLTPDLGPGDVVVPDQLVDRTLSRTQSFVETGACHVPFADPYCASTSRAVAGVADDIRTGGTMVVVEGPRFSTRAESQHYAAQGWSLINMTGHPEAVLAREMRQCYVAIALVTDLDAGLEVGSGVGQAEVFRRFSENLDRLRGLLSDAIAGLPDPTGCTCETWADDLELTYDVP
- a CDS encoding MFS transporter, whose product is MSTPDVLAVHRRTLATLVTSQAVGAVGITIGVATASLLARDVSGSESQAGLAQTAQVLGAAVAAYALARGMARRGRRVGLATGLLVGAAGAALCVVAGVVGSMPLLLLGALMLGSTSAANAAARYAATDLAPASGRARALSLVVWATTLGAVVGPNLAGPAGALAARLGIPELTGPFALAAVGMALSALVLLVLLRPDPLLLARELSGSGGVVPEGTSGGRALAALRADPVLAAAVVGLASAHAVMISVMIMTPLHMEHGGAELRVIGFVISGHVLGMFAFAPVMGWLTDRWGRSAVILLGAGLQLSSLLLAGASPEGSSWQITVGLFLLGLGWSAATVAGSAVVADRAPLSARTDVQGVADMTMWLVAAGGGALSGVIVGGFGYPVLNGFAAVLCGGVVLAGVVTGGERRDREADRVGA